One window of Arthrobacter oryzae genomic DNA carries:
- a CDS encoding excalibur calcium-binding domain-containing protein, protein MKKTLTLVVLAGLMLTGCGGQKSAVQPTETATAVAAVDETVTVPGVLGLTLDKATDQLKDLGLKVEAVDTVDGKTIISKKNWQVTSQDPAEGAQAAKGSTVKLGVKSLEKIAAEKAAADQAAAEKAAAEKAAADKVAADKAASDKAAADAAAAKAAAEQAAAQQAVPQAPAQVPAAPAPAPVVPAPSSVQYANCTAVRAAGAAPIYAGTPGYGKHLDRDGDGIGCDK, encoded by the coding sequence ATGAAGAAGACGTTGACACTAGTAGTGCTTGCCGGTCTCATGCTCACGGGATGCGGTGGCCAGAAATCGGCAGTGCAGCCGACAGAAACCGCAACCGCCGTTGCAGCGGTTGATGAAACCGTCACGGTTCCTGGCGTGCTGGGCCTGACCCTGGATAAGGCCACGGATCAGCTGAAAGATCTCGGGCTCAAGGTCGAGGCTGTGGACACCGTCGACGGCAAGACGATCATTTCAAAGAAGAATTGGCAGGTGACATCCCAGGACCCCGCGGAAGGTGCGCAGGCGGCCAAGGGGTCAACCGTGAAGCTCGGCGTCAAGAGCCTTGAAAAGATTGCAGCCGAGAAGGCCGCGGCGGACCAGGCGGCAGCCGAGAAGGCGGCGGCAGAAAAGGCTGCGGCGGACAAGGTTGCGGCTGATAAGGCTGCGTCGGACAAGGCTGCAGCGGATGCTGCTGCCGCAAAGGCAGCCGCCGAACAGGCGGCTGCGCAGCAGGCCGTCCCGCAGGCTCCGGCTCAGGTTCCCGCTGCGCCCGCACCTGCGCCGGTTGTTCCGGCGCCCTCCTCTGTCCAGTACGCCAACTGCACTGCGGTGCGTGCAGCCGGAGCCGCACCGATTTATGCCGGTACGCCTGGTTATGGCAAGCATCTCGATCGGGACGGCGACGGCATCGGGTGCGATAAATAG
- a CDS encoding glycerophosphodiester phosphodiesterase, with protein MNNAKLLTVAAMCAGLALGTPLPAQAADTNPKGADNHFDLQAHRGGLGLTVESTLPAFAKALETGVTTLELDLQITKDGREVVTHDRKISDKKCADTAPVTPGDPQFPYAGKYVKDLTFEQVRSLDCGSLTLPQFPGQQAAPGEKMPTLAEVFALVDSYRASQVKFNIETKVEAGAPEQTAPREQFVAVALKEIKAAKMQHRASIQSFDWGALRLVQAAAPQIRTVALTNKDFLQVGQPGSSPWLGGIDADDFGGDLVTAASHLGFDAVSPVHGTPQNGTVADPGYVPYVTADMVNRAHDAGMQVVPWTVDDKATMRALISAGVDGIITDYPDRLREVMAEHSMKLPKQYSLEPGAV; from the coding sequence ATGAACAACGCAAAGCTGCTGACCGTGGCCGCCATGTGCGCAGGATTGGCGCTGGGGACACCCCTTCCGGCGCAGGCTGCCGATACCAACCCGAAGGGCGCCGACAACCACTTTGACCTCCAGGCCCACCGCGGAGGACTGGGGCTGACGGTCGAGTCCACTCTTCCTGCGTTTGCCAAGGCGCTCGAAACGGGTGTGACCACTCTGGAACTCGACCTCCAGATCACCAAGGACGGCCGGGAAGTGGTCACCCACGACCGCAAGATCAGCGACAAGAAGTGCGCTGACACGGCTCCCGTCACGCCCGGGGACCCGCAGTTCCCCTACGCCGGCAAATACGTCAAGGACCTGACCTTCGAGCAGGTGCGCTCCCTCGATTGCGGAAGCCTCACCCTCCCCCAGTTCCCCGGGCAGCAGGCCGCCCCCGGCGAAAAGATGCCCACCCTCGCGGAAGTTTTCGCGCTGGTGGACTCCTACCGGGCCAGCCAGGTGAAGTTCAACATCGAAACGAAGGTGGAGGCAGGCGCCCCGGAGCAGACAGCTCCCCGTGAACAGTTCGTGGCCGTCGCGCTGAAGGAAATCAAGGCCGCCAAGATGCAGCACCGCGCCTCCATCCAGAGCTTCGACTGGGGCGCACTGCGGCTCGTCCAGGCGGCTGCCCCCCAGATCCGCACCGTCGCGCTGACAAACAAAGACTTCCTGCAGGTCGGCCAGCCCGGCAGTTCCCCGTGGCTTGGAGGCATCGACGCCGACGACTTTGGCGGCGACCTCGTAACCGCCGCTTCCCACCTGGGCTTCGACGCCGTCTCCCCGGTCCACGGAACACCCCAAAACGGAACCGTGGCGGACCCGGGATACGTTCCTTACGTCACGGCGGACATGGTCAACCGTGCCCACGACGCCGGGATGCAGGTCGTCCCGTGGACTGTCGACGACAAGGCGACCATGCGCGCCCTGATCTCCGCCGGCGTCGACGGCATCATCACGGATTATCCCGACCGCCTGCGTGAGGTCATGGCCGAGCACTCGATGAAGCTGCCGAAGCAGTACTCGCTGGAACCGGGCGCCGTCTAA
- a CDS encoding GNAT family N-acetyltransferase: MFELVAPDASFYPSFAESHCEWGGSHQDGAGLSPDDDITSQEGFAAWVRRLAEAERAPGTDGIVPCTYRWITEGSRYVGAIAFRHYLTPALLNSGGHIGYGVRPSDRGRGAASWALHEVCARLAAQGEPDRVLLTCDDANTASARTIERCGGLIEDVRMGANGRHFRRYWIDVARSEPGGL; encoded by the coding sequence ATGTTCGAACTTGTTGCCCCGGATGCGTCCTTCTACCCGTCGTTTGCCGAGTCCCACTGCGAGTGGGGCGGCTCGCACCAGGACGGTGCCGGGCTCTCGCCAGACGACGACATCACGAGCCAGGAGGGGTTCGCTGCCTGGGTCCGAAGGCTGGCCGAAGCTGAACGGGCTCCCGGGACGGACGGCATTGTTCCTTGCACCTATCGTTGGATCACGGAGGGCTCCCGGTATGTGGGAGCGATTGCCTTCCGCCACTACCTCACCCCGGCCCTCCTGAACTCCGGCGGGCATATCGGCTACGGGGTCCGGCCGTCCGATCGTGGGCGCGGGGCGGCGTCGTGGGCCCTGCATGAAGTGTGTGCCCGTTTGGCTGCGCAGGGAGAGCCTGATCGCGTTCTTCTGACCTGCGATGATGCAAACACAGCGTCCGCCAGGACTATCGAGCGCTGTGGCGGCCTGATCGAGGACGTGAGGATGGGCGCGAACGGGCGGCATTTTCGGCGGTACTGGATAGATGTGGCGCGCTCTGAGCCAGGCGGTTTATGA
- a CDS encoding GmrSD restriction endonuclease domain-containing protein encodes MSNYETLLGPASSGPGPGPRGPKKPRVSTYIVATVTALAVSFALFIAGASMVPRTTDWNVQAASSEGTASPATATASQTAKATPTSSSAPAVQETGAPLDPDSPYLLAQGASVTAPKTQPAFATKAIDLLATLPIKGRAPKTGYDRALFGQAWADVDRNGCDTRNDTLKRDLTGIKYTNSVPCKVQSGTLADPYTGTTINFLRGSATSSAVQIDHVVALSDAWQKGAQQLTTEQRTAFANDPLNLQSTDGPTNMKKGDGDAATWLPPNKGFRCEYVARQISVKATYSLWVTQAEHDAMARILGDCAGQLAPTNEKAPVVASPAPEPAPVVAPVPVAPTPAPAVVVPVPAPAAPAPVVPVPVPVAPAPAAAYYANCAAAKAAGAAPLYAGSAGYRPALDRDRDGVACES; translated from the coding sequence ATGTCGAACTACGAAACGCTTCTGGGTCCAGCGTCATCGGGCCCGGGACCGGGCCCGAGGGGGCCGAAGAAGCCACGCGTTTCCACGTACATCGTCGCCACCGTCACGGCACTAGCCGTTTCCTTCGCCCTCTTTATCGCAGGTGCCTCCATGGTTCCGCGGACTACTGACTGGAACGTTCAGGCCGCTTCATCGGAGGGCACGGCGTCGCCGGCCACCGCCACGGCGAGCCAGACAGCGAAAGCCACGCCGACGTCGTCGTCCGCTCCAGCGGTCCAGGAGACGGGCGCCCCGCTGGACCCGGACAGCCCTTACCTGCTGGCGCAGGGCGCCAGCGTCACGGCTCCGAAGACGCAGCCCGCCTTCGCCACCAAGGCGATCGACCTGCTGGCCACCCTCCCGATCAAGGGCAGGGCACCCAAGACCGGCTATGACCGCGCACTGTTCGGGCAGGCCTGGGCCGACGTTGACCGCAACGGCTGCGACACCCGGAACGACACCCTCAAGCGCGACCTGACAGGCATTAAGTACACCAACAGCGTCCCCTGCAAGGTGCAGTCAGGCACGCTGGCGGACCCGTACACGGGCACCACCATCAACTTCCTGCGCGGATCAGCAACAAGCAGTGCCGTGCAGATTGACCACGTCGTGGCGCTCAGCGACGCCTGGCAGAAGGGCGCCCAGCAGCTGACCACGGAACAGCGGACGGCCTTCGCCAACGATCCGCTGAACCTCCAGTCGACGGACGGTCCCACGAACATGAAAAAGGGCGACGGCGACGCGGCCACCTGGCTGCCGCCGAACAAGGGCTTCCGGTGCGAATACGTCGCCCGCCAGATTTCGGTGAAGGCAACGTACAGCCTGTGGGTCACCCAGGCGGAGCACGATGCGATGGCCAGGATCCTGGGCGACTGCGCCGGCCAGCTGGCGCCGACGAATGAGAAAGCGCCGGTGGTTGCCTCGCCGGCGCCTGAGCCTGCACCAGTGGTGGCGCCCGTTCCGGTGGCGCCCACTCCCGCGCCGGCCGTTGTGGTCCCGGTCCCGGCTCCAGCCGCTCCTGCGCCTGTAGTTCCGGTCCCGGTTCCTGTTGCGCCGGCACCGGCCGCCGCCTACTACGCCAACTGCGCCGCCGCCAAGGCTGCAGGTGCCGCCCCGCTGTACGCCGGGTCGGCCGGCTACCGCCCGGCGCTGGACCGTGACCGCGACGGCGTTGCCTGCGAAAGCTAG